A window of the Tenebrio molitor chromosome 1, icTenMoli1.1, whole genome shotgun sequence genome harbors these coding sequences:
- the LOC138130643 gene encoding enolase-phosphatase E1-like, which translates to MDPFGLNGHFEMNVLLIFLGVCHICIITEASLFSEYLNQIYQNAEVVVNLHIDDDVDIASVPKIDVVTKQKPRSVKRPLAYEVADYDDDGTNSNEDEATDKEESTKTETTVTEDTTETATTGIHASGTGSTTETNTTSTTESTESANVTNSTKSEENSASAGTTTQGTVEDIKRVDKIDIETTTEESGSDGTTTEVTVEKMANNFEKIEVESATEDSAGDGTPAEVTVEKITENIDKVEVESAKEDSGIDGTTTEVTVEKIIKNAEKIDVESATEDSDSDGTTAEVTVEHLTKSVDKTKIETTTEDSTSDGTTTEVAVEKITENVDKIEVKTATEDSASDGTTTEVTVEKVIKNIEKIDIDTAIEDSDSDGTTAEVTVEHLTKSVDKIKKDGTTEDSTRYGTTTEVAVEKITENVDKIEVKTATEDSASDGTTTEVTVEKVIKNNEKIDIDTAIEDSGSDGTTAEVTVEHLTQNVAKIEIDTATEDSASDGTTTEVAVEKIIKNVEKIEVDTSTENSASDGTTAEVTVEDLTEIVDKKKNETTTEDSASDGTTTEVAVEKKTEDVDKIEVKTATEDSGSDGTTTEVTVENIIKNIEKIDIDTAIEDSASDGTTAEVTVEHLTKSVDKIKKDGTTEDSTGYGTTTEVIVEKIIKNVEKIEVDTATENSASDGTTAEVTVEDLTESVDKIKIETSTRVFASDGSITEVTAEKITENVEKIELKTATEDSASDGTTTEVTVEKIIKNIEKIDVDTAIEDSASDGTTTEVAVEKIIKNVEKIEVDTATENSASDGTTAEVTAEKITENVGKIELKTATEDSASDGTTTEVAVEKIVKNVEKIEVDTATEDSASDGTTTEVAVEKITENVDKIEVKTATEDSASNSTTTEVTIEKVIKNIEKIDIDTAIEDSASDGTTAEVTVEHLTKSVDKIKKDGTTEDSTSYGTTTEVTVEKIIKNVEKIEVDTATENSASNGTTLEVTVEDLTESVDKIKIETSTKVSASDGSITEVTAEKITENVEKIELKTATEDSASDGTTTEVTVEKIIKNIEKIDVDTAIEDSASDGTTEEVTVEHSTTSIDKIKKEATTEDSVSDDTTTEVTVEKIVKNVEKIDVDISTGNSVSDGTTAEVTVEDLTESVDKIKIETTTEGSTSDGNRTDVTVENITKNDEKIEVEPAIEDSANDGTTTVATVEDLIENVDKIKVETTTEDSASSGTTTEVIVNKITENVHKIKVDTATEDSVTDGTTTEATVEKIAENVDKVEIETTTENRKGIESEDDITTFKTTTKSATEIENNLTTSITTESKIEKEENIEEKENTTSVKETTEVENKETDEHGGDGETDYGTETVKEISEKDSNAAPEENMIPTEGATTIIPPSNRSELVDDVNISKIVTYKPFPANYEHQDEFEDFAGVAAFYNITLKFCTPTHCATIFVETAATLGNEVPNDTISIQAISGLVPNLIPKSVTNLPHLEHLSLNGVGIEIIEMNGFDRLPNLRNLSLQNNELVLIENYIFSDLHSLEELHLENNYIVAIGAYAFGDLFNLVALFLSHNQLTEYDSEWFGNNPRLAEIYLDRNFVTKIPPLAFAHQTLGTKSIINFDHNQITEISADLFEAELTNAAWSVSLKHNNISCMDGNFGTFFTGMFVYLDENPLTCNCLQRIVDYTKHNEHSGVSFTKNDACHITWS; encoded by the exons atggACCCATTTGGTCTCAATGGACACTTCGAAATGAATGTGTTATTG atttttctcGGTGTCTGTCATATCTGTATCATCACTGAAGCCTCTTTGTTCTCTGAGTATTTGAATCAGATCTACCAAAACGCCGAAGTTGTCGTAAATCTTCACATTGATGATGACGTTGATATTGCATCAGTACCAAAAATCGATGTCGTGACAAAACAAAAACCCAGGAGTGTGAAGAGACCACTAGCTTACGAGGTGGCTGATTACGACGACGACGGAACTAATTCTAATGAAGATGAAGCAACTGACAAGGAAGAAAGCACCAAGACTGAAACAACCGTGACAGAAGATACGACGGAGACTGCAACAACTGGTATTCATGCAAGTGGTACTGGTAGTACGACTGAAACAAACACCACGAGTACGACTGAGAGTACTGAGAGTGCAAATGTGACCAACAGTACTAAATCGGAAGAAAATTCTGCCAGTGCTGGTACTACAACACAAGGAACTGTTGAAGATATAAAAAGGGTTGACAAAATAGACATAGAGACTACAACAGAAGAATCTGGCAGTGATGGTACTACAACGGAAGTGACTGTTGAAAAGATGGCAAATAATTTCGAGAAAATAGAAGTAGAATCTGCAACAGAAGATTCTGCCGGTGATGGCACTCCGGCAGAAGTGACTGTTGAAAAGATAACAGAAAATATCGACAAGGTAGAAGTAGAGAGTGCAAAAGAAGATTCTGGCATTGATGGTACTACAACAGAAGTGACTGTTGAAAAGATAATCAAAAATGCCGAGAAAATAGATGTAGAGAGTGCAACAGAAGATTCTGACAGTGATGGCACTACGGCAGAAGTGACCGTTgaacatttaacaaaaagtgttgacaaaacaaaaatagagACTACAACAGAAGATTCTACCAGTGATGGTACAACAACAGAAGTGGCTGTTGAAAAGATAACAGAAAATGTCGACAAAATAGAAGTAAAAACTGCAACAGAAGATTCTGCCAGTGATGGTACTACGACAGAAGTGACTGTTGAaaaggtaataaaaaatattgagaAAATAGATATAGATACTGCAATAGAAGATTCTGACAGTGATGGCACTACGGCAGAAGTGACCGTTgaacatttaacaaaaagtgttgacaaaataaaaaaagatggtACAACAGAAGATTCTACCCGTTATGGTACTACAACAGAAGTGGCTGTTGAAAAGATAACAGAAAATGTCGACAAAATAGAAGTAAAAACTGCAACAGAAGATTCTGCCAGTGATGGTACTACGACAGAAGTGACTGTTGAaaaggtaataaaaaataatgagaaaatagATATAGATACTGCAATAGAAGATTCTGGCAGTGATGGAACTACGGCAGAAGTGACCGTTGAACATTTAACACAAAATGTTGCGAAAATAGAAATAGATACTGCAACAGAAGATTCTGCCAGTGATGGCACTACAACAGAAGTGGCTGTTgaaaagataataaaaaatgttgagaaAATAGAAGTAGATACTTCAACAGAAAATTCTGCCAGTGATGGCACTACAGCAGAAGTGACTGTTGAAGATTTAACAGAAattgttgacaaaaaaaaaaatgagactACAACAGAAGATTCTGCCAGTGATGGTACAACAACAGAAGTGGCTGTTGAAAAGAAAACAGAAGATGTCGACAAAATAGAAGTAAAAACTGCAACAGAAGATTCTGGCAGTGATGGTACTACAACAGAAGTGACTGttgaaaacataataaaaaatattgagaAAATAGATATAGATACTGCAATAGAAGATTCTGCCAGTGATGGCACTACGGCAGAAGTGACCGTTgaacatttaacaaaaagtgttgacaaaataaaaaaagatggtACAACAGAAGATTCTACCGGTTATGGTACTACAACAGAAGTGATTGTTgaaaagataataaaaaatgttgagaaAATAGAAGTAGATACTGCAACAGAAAATTCTGCCAGTGATGGCACTACGGCAGAAGTGACTGTTGAAGATTTAACAGAAAGTgttgacaaaataaaaatagaaaccTCAACAAGAGTTTTTGCAAGTGATGGTTCTATAACAGAAGTGACTGCTGAAAAGATAACAGAAAATGTCGagaaaatagaattaaaaactGCAACAGAAGATTCTGCCAGTGATGGTACTACGACAGAAGTGACTGTTgaaaagataataaaaaatatcgagAAAATAGATGTAGATACTGCAATAGAAGATTCTGCCAGTGATGGCACTACAACAGAAGTGGCTGTTgaaaagataataaaaaatgttgagaaAATAGAAGTAGATACTGCAACAGAAAATTCTGCCAGTGATGGCACTACAGCAGAAGTGACTGCtgaaaaaataacagaaaatgtcgggaaaatagaattaaaaactGCAACAGAAGATTCTGCCAGTGATGGTACTACAACAGAAGTGGCTGTTGAAAAGATAGTAAAAAATGTCGAGAAAATAGAAGTAGATACTGCAACAGAAGATTCTGCCAGTGATGGCACTACAACAGAAGTGGCTGTTGAAAAGATAACAGAAAATGTCGACAAAATAGAAGTGAAAACTGCAACAGAAGATTCTGCCAGTAATAGTACTACGACAGAAGTGACTATTGAaaaggtaataaaaaatattgagaAAATAGATATAGATACTGCAATAGAAGATTCTGCCAGTGATGGCACTACGGCAGAAGTGACCGTTgaacatttaacaaaaagtgttgacaaaataaaaaaagatggtACAACAGAAGATTCTACCAGTTATGGTACTACAACAGAAGTGACTGTTgaaaagataataaaaaatgttgagaaAATAGAAGTAGATACTGCAACAGAAAATTCTGCCAGTAATGGCACTACGCTAGAAGTGACTGTTGAAGATTTAACAGAAAGTgttgacaaaataaaaatagaaaccTCAACAAAAGTTTCTGCAAGTGATGGTTCTATAACAGAAGTGACTGCTGAAAAGATAACAGAAAATGTCGagaaaatagaattaaaaactGCAACAGAAGATTCTGCCAGTGATGGTACTACGACAGAAGTGACTGTTgaaaagataataaaaaatatcgagAAAATAGATGTAGATACTGCAATAGAAGATTCTGCCAGTGATGGCACTACGGAAGAAGTGACCGTTGAACATTCAACAACAAGTattgacaaaataaaaaaagaggcTACAACAGAAGATTCTGTCAGTGATGATACTACAACAGAAGTGACTGTTGAAAAGATAGTAAAAAATGTCGAGAAAATAGATGTAGATATTTCAACAGGAAATTCTGTCAGTGATGGCACTACGGCAGAAGTGACTGTTGAAGATTTAACAGAAAGTgttgacaaaataaaaatagagaCTACAACAGAAGGTTCTACCAGTGATGGTAATAGAACAGATGTGACTGTtgaaaatataacaaaaaatgaCGAGAAAATAGAAGTAGAGCCTGCAATAGAAGATTCTGCCAATGATGGCACTACAACAGTAGCGACTGTTGAAGATTTAATAGAAAATGttgacaaaataaaagtagAAACTACAACAGAAGATTCTGCAAGTAGTGGTACTACAACGGAAGTGATTGTTAACAAGATAACAGAAAATGtccacaaaataaaagtagATACTGCAACAGAAGATTCTGTCACTGATGGTACCACAACAGAAGCGACTGTTGAGAAGATAGCAGAAAATGTGGACAAAGTAGAAATAGAGACTACAACAGAAAATAGAAAAGGTATTGAATCAGAAGACGATATCACTACTTTTAAAACCACAACAAAAAGTGCAACAGAAAtagaaaacaatttaacgactTCGATTACTACAGAAAGTAAAATagagaaagaagaaaatatagaagaaaaagaaaacactaCATCTGTTAAGGAGACAACAGAAGTagaaaacaaagaaacagATGAGCATGGTGGAGACGGTGAAACCGACTACGGAACAGAAACAGTTAAAGAGATATCAGAAAAAGATTCAAATGCAGCTCCGGAAGAAAATATGATTCCCACAGAAGGTGCAACGACCATCATACCACCTTCAAATCGCAGTGAACTTGTCGACGATGTCAATATATCAAAAATAGTAACGTACAAACCTTTTCCCGCCAATTACGAGCATCAAGACGAATTCGAGGATTTCGCCGG TGTTGCCGCATTCTACAATATCACACTGAAGTTTTGCACCCCGACCCACTGCGCCACCATCTTCGTCGAGACAGCCGCCACTCTAGGCAACGAAGTACCAAATGACACGATCTCCATCCAAGCGATCAGCGGACTAGTCCCAAACCTCATACCCAAATCCGTCACAAATCTACCCCACCTCGAACACCTGTCACTGAACGGTGTCGGCATCGAAATCATCGAAATGAACGGTTTCGACCGTCTCCCAAACCTGAGAAACCTGTCACTGCAGAATAACGAGCTGGTCCTCATCGAGAACTACATCTTTTCAGATCTCCACAGCCTGGAAGAGCTGCACTTGGAGAACAACTACATCGTCGCCATCGGCGCCTACGCGTTCGGTGACTTGTTCAATCTCGTCGCTCTTTTCCTCAGTCACAACCAACTGACAGAGTACGACTCTGAGTGGTTCGGCAACAACCCCAGACTAGCCGAAATCTACTTGGACCGCAACTTCGTCACCAAAATACCCCCGCTCGCTTTTGCCCACCAGACCTTGGGCACGAAGAGCATCATCAATTTTGACCACAACCAAATCACCGAGATCAGCGCCGATTTGTTTGAAGCGGAGTTGACCAACGCGGCCTGGTCCGTCAGCTTGAAGCACAACAACATCTCTTGCATGGACGGCAACTTCGGGACGTTCTTCACGGGGATGTTCGTCTACCTAGACGAAAACCCTTTGACTTGCAACTGTCTCCAAAGGATAGTCGACTACACCAAACACAACGAACACTCAGGAGTGTCCTTCACGAAGAACGACGCCTGCCACATCACCTGGTCGTAA